TCTGTTGAACCTCGATGATAATGTCCCCTTTTGTCCTCGATAGAAATGTCCCCTAATAAGACTTCCGAAAGGAGGTCAGATTGGGGCGAGTGGAGATGAGCAAGAGGGAGTTGAGTCGGGTGGAGGTGCTGGCACGGGTAAAGAGCGGCCAGTTGCGGTTGGTGGATGCAGGGTTGCTGATGAGGATCAGTTACCGGCAGGCGAAGCGGCTGTGGAAGCGGTACCGAAAAGAAGGGGCTGCGGGGTTGAAGCACCGGAGCGCGGGGCGGCCGTCGAACCGGGCGTATGGGGAGGGTTTTCGGCGCCGGGTGTTAGGACTGGTGCGGGAGAAGTATGGTGGAGCGGTGGGAGAGCGATTTGGTCCGACGCTGGCGGCGGAGCATCTGAGGCTGGAAGACGGAGAGGAAGTGGATGCGGAGACGCTGCGGCGGTGGATGTTGGAAGCGGGGTTATGGAGCCGGGAGCGGCGGAGGCGGCCGCATCGGCGGCGGCGGGAGCGGAAGGAGCACTTTGGGGAACTGGTGCAGATGGACGGGAGCTTTCACGCCTGGCTGGAGGGGCGGGGGCCGGGAGGCTGCTTGATGGACCTGGTGGACGATGCGACGAACCGGACGCTGGCGCGGATGGGGAAGGAAGAGACGATCTGGGCGGCGGCGGGGGCGCTGCGAGCCTGGGTGGAGCGCTACGGGGTGCCGCTGGCGCTGTATGTGGACTGGAAGAATCTCTACCAGCGGCCGGCCACGGCGGGGGAGCGGTTGCGAGGGGAAGAGCCGGTGACGCAG
The genomic region above belongs to Terriglobia bacterium and contains:
- a CDS encoding ISNCY family transposase, which codes for MEMSKRELSRVEVLARVKSGQLRLVDAGLLMRISYRQAKRLWKRYRKEGAAGLKHRSAGRPSNRAYGEGFRRRVLGLVREKYGGAVGERFGPTLAAEHLRLEDGEEVDAETLRRWMLEAGLWSRERRRRPHRRRRERKEHFGELVQMDGSFHAWLEGRGPGGCLMDLVDDATNRTLARMGKEETIWAAAGALRAWVERYGVPLALYVDWKNLYQRPATAGERLRGEEPVTQFGRMCGKLGIELIGARSPQAKGRVERIHGTHQDRLVKKLRRKEIASYAEANRYLEEEYLPEHNERFGRVAARREDYHRRAPRAAELDKIFRLESERVISEDWVVRYENRFFQLEPGSRNYAPARGKVVVWEWPDGRVGIEYRGRAVRWREIAAQARPAVQEKRATPAPKAGKRKWVPPADHPWREAARRQMEKKAGNQAGAGKRRSWASPSASP